In Streptomyces rapamycinicus NRRL 5491, the genomic stretch CTCGTTCTGGGTCGGGTGGGCGTGGACGAGCTGCGCGACCTCGGCAGGCAGCGCCTCCCAGTTGTAGATCAGCTGAGCCTCGCCGACCTGCTCGCCCATCCGGTCACCGACCATGTGGACGCCGACGACGGCACCGTCCCGTACCTGCACGAGCTTGATTTCGCCCGCGGTCTTGAGGATCTTGCTCTTGCCGTTGCCCGCGAGGTTGTACTTCAGGGCGACGACCTTGTCCGCACCGTACAGCTCCTTGGCCTTGGCCTCGGTGATGCCGACGGAGGCGACCTCGGGGTGGCAGTAGGTCACCCGCGGCACGCCGTCGTAGTCGACCGGCACCGGGCTCAGACCGGCCAGCCGCTCGGCCACCAGCATGCCCTCGGCGAAGCCGACGTGGGCCAGCTGGAGGGTGGGGACCAGGTCGCCGACGGCGGAGATGGTCGGCACGTTGGTCCGCATGTACTCGTCGACGAGGACATAGCCGCGGTCCATGGCGACCCCGGCCTCCTCGTAGCCCAGCCCCTGCGAGACCGGGCCGCGGCCCACGGCCACCAGCAGCAGCTCGGCCTCGAAGGTCTTGCCGTTCTCCAGCGAGACCTTGACGCCGTCGGCGGTGTACTCCACGCCCGAGAAGCGGGAGCCGAGGGAGAAGTTGATGCCGCGCTTGCGGAAGGCGCGCTCCAGCAGCTTGGAGCTGTTCTCGTCCTCGACCGGGACGAGGTGGGGAAGCGCCTCGACGATGGTGATGTCGGCCCCGAAGGACTTCCACGCGGAGGCGAACTCGACGCCGATGACGCCGCCGCCCAGCACGATCGCGGACTTCGGCACGCGGTCGAGCACCAGCGCGTGGTCGGAGGAGATGACGCGGTTGCCGTCGATCTCCAGGCCGGGCAGGGACTTCGGCACCGAACCGGTGGCCAGCAGGATGTGGCGGCCGGTGTAACGCTCGCCGTTCACATCGACGGAGGTCGGGGAGGACAGCCGGCCCTCA encodes the following:
- the lpdA gene encoding dihydrolipoyl dehydrogenase, whose protein sequence is MANDASTVFDLVILGGGSGGYAAALRAAQLGLDVALIEKDKLGGTCLHRGCIPTKALLHAGELADQAREGSEFGVKTTFEGIDIEGVHKYKDGVVSGLYKGLQGLIASRKVTYVTGEGRLSSPTSVDVNGERYTGRHILLATGSVPKSLPGLEIDGNRVISSDHALVLDRVPKSAIVLGGGVIGVEFASAWKSFGADITIVEALPHLVPVEDENSSKLLERAFRKRGINFSLGSRFSGVEYTADGVKVSLENGKTFEAELLLVAVGRGPVSQGLGYEEAGVAMDRGYVLVDEYMRTNVPTISAVGDLVPTLQLAHVGFAEGMLVAERLAGLSPVPVDYDGVPRVTYCHPEVASVGITEAKAKELYGADKVVALKYNLAGNGKSKILKTAGEIKLVQVRDGAVVGVHMVGDRMGEQVGEAQLIYNWEALPAEVAQLVHAHPTQNEALGEAHLALAGKPLHSHD